A DNA window from Haloferax volcanii DS2 contains the following coding sequences:
- a CDS encoding outer membrane protein assembly factor BamB family protein — translation MKRTNRRRFLAAFSSSAFAFTAGCQRPVASASERHPVSEPVTSWPTFRGGRYNTGYIGDVSPLDSEPSVEWTFEAGDAFWGSPIVADGTVYIGSADSALYALDAETGEERWSFEAGHRIEGTPAYADGVVYVGSYDKHLYALDAGTGEERWSRGFGGLIRGSPTVWDGTVYTGVGCHNLACAWYAEEANVSETGWVYALDAETGETEWRYEVGDEVVSTPAVTNNRVYVGTSDEALYALSRSTGEVEWTYETRDMIWSSPAVAYGSVYFTDWNGNVHAADAATGEQEWLADTAGRYISGSVAVGEEAVYVGHTPYNTLDDPTINHAKVFRFDRESGAENWSFETPALEVGSSPVLTEDVLYVGTHRQSDGDGVGVHAITTDGQEEWFMEIDGRGVGSSPALVDGRLYFGGTDAKVYAVE, via the coding sequence ATGAAACGGACCAATCGACGACGGTTTCTCGCCGCGTTCTCCTCGTCGGCGTTCGCGTTCACCGCGGGATGTCAACGCCCGGTGGCGTCCGCGTCCGAGCGCCACCCCGTGTCCGAGCCCGTCACCTCGTGGCCGACGTTCCGCGGAGGGCGCTACAACACCGGCTACATCGGCGACGTGTCACCCCTCGATTCGGAGCCCTCGGTAGAGTGGACGTTCGAGGCGGGCGACGCGTTCTGGGGGAGCCCAATCGTCGCCGACGGCACCGTCTACATCGGGAGCGCTGACAGCGCGCTGTACGCGCTCGACGCCGAGACCGGCGAGGAGCGCTGGTCGTTCGAGGCCGGACACCGAATCGAGGGGACGCCGGCCTACGCCGACGGCGTCGTCTACGTCGGGTCGTACGACAAACATCTGTACGCGCTCGACGCCGGGACCGGCGAGGAGCGCTGGTCCCGTGGGTTCGGCGGCCTGATTCGGGGGAGCCCGACGGTCTGGGACGGCACGGTCTACACCGGCGTCGGGTGTCACAACCTCGCGTGCGCGTGGTACGCCGAGGAGGCCAACGTCTCGGAGACCGGCTGGGTGTACGCCCTCGACGCCGAGACGGGGGAGACGGAGTGGCGGTACGAAGTCGGTGACGAGGTCGTCAGCACGCCGGCCGTTACGAACAACCGCGTGTACGTCGGCACCTCCGACGAGGCGCTGTACGCGCTGTCGCGGTCGACCGGCGAGGTCGAGTGGACCTACGAGACCCGCGACATGATATGGTCGAGTCCGGCGGTCGCCTACGGCTCCGTCTACTTCACCGACTGGAACGGGAACGTCCACGCCGCCGACGCGGCGACGGGCGAACAGGAGTGGCTCGCGGACACGGCGGGCCGGTACATCTCGGGGTCAGTCGCCGTCGGCGAGGAGGCCGTCTACGTCGGTCACACGCCGTACAACACGCTCGACGACCCGACGATCAACCACGCGAAGGTGTTCCGCTTCGACCGCGAGAGCGGCGCTGAGAACTGGAGCTTCGAGACGCCGGCGCTGGAAGTCGGGAGCAGTCCCGTCCTGACTGAAGACGTGCTCTACGTCGGAACGCACCGGCAGTCAGACGGCGACGGCGTCGGCGTCCACGCCATCACGACGGACGGGCAAGAAGAGTGGTTCATGGAAATCGACGGGCGCGGCGTCGGGTCGAGTCCGGCGCTCGTCGACGGGCGACTGTACTTCGGCGGGACGGACGCGAAGGTGTACGCAGTCGAGTAG
- a CDS encoding ABC transporter ATP-binding protein — MSLLELDGVHAYYGPSHILRGVSFDIDEGEVVTLLGRNGAGKTTTVRSIAGTEPPAIRSGSIRFDGDDITDWPADNIAMGGIGVVPEGRRLFTELTVEENLEMSKITRGWWNTIRRGGLGGGESTMSIDELYDLFPRLDERRTQQAGTLSGGEQQMLSIARTLRLPNLKLLLLDEPTEGLAPQIVKAVGDSITEIADQGLTVLLIEQNVREALRIADRGYVLDQGDIVYGGTVDELESEDLDEYLVV, encoded by the coding sequence ATGAGCCTGCTCGAACTGGACGGCGTGCACGCCTACTACGGGCCGAGCCACATTCTCCGCGGCGTCTCGTTCGATATCGACGAGGGCGAGGTCGTCACGCTCCTCGGCCGCAACGGCGCGGGGAAGACGACGACGGTCCGCAGCATCGCCGGGACCGAACCGCCGGCGATTCGGTCAGGGTCGATTCGGTTCGACGGCGACGACATCACGGACTGGCCGGCCGACAACATCGCCATGGGCGGCATCGGCGTCGTCCCCGAGGGGCGGCGGCTGTTCACCGAACTGACGGTCGAGGAGAACCTCGAAATGTCGAAAATCACGCGCGGCTGGTGGAACACCATCCGCCGGGGCGGCCTCGGCGGCGGCGAGAGCACGATGTCGATAGACGAGTTGTACGACCTGTTCCCGCGACTCGACGAGCGGCGCACCCAACAGGCGGGGACGCTCTCGGGCGGCGAACAGCAGATGCTCTCCATCGCGCGGACGCTCAGGCTGCCGAACCTGAAACTGCTGTTGCTGGACGAGCCGACCGAGGGACTGGCCCCGCAAATCGTCAAGGCGGTGGGCGACTCCATCACGGAGATTGCCGACCAAGGGCTGACGGTGCTTCTCATCGAGCAGAACGTCCGCGAGGCGCTCCGCATCGCGGACCGCGGCTACGTGCTCGATCAGGGCGACATCGTCTACGGAGGCACCGTGGACGAACTCGAATCCGAAGACCTCGACGAGTACCTCGTCGTCTGA
- a CDS encoding substrate-binding protein translates to MTDQPALTDESRRRYLKAIGTAGLTAGLAGCSGGGGGNGGGGDGGGDSDGENNAGGGGGDDSSGGGEDYEAIGNFPPEGNSVSIGFNGPTSGALGPDGQDQEKGFDLAVKHLNEGGGLVDYWDRLSGDGIMGYQVEPTKADTAGSADTAQDNIERMIQRDNIQFWTGGMSSTVTMAMQNVAQREKVPFMGGNSTSAGISGENCSRYYFHPTFHAEIIGMAMGEAAPSVLGEDRSLFHIYMDYSYGQSNRDAARKYLTEQGPWEDAGGAAIAEGETDHSFQIQALEDSGADTLYFSSFGNFAASGLAQLRDAGLTDDIDVIIPHVSAFTLDPLGADAEGVLGMEPWNPNADNEASQAFVESYQAEYDETPNQSSLHTYESMMVYAAAVEEAGTFHPPTVVRTLEDFEWSLAWGDSAFRTCDHQVERPWYMVQGVGDDRAEELGIRTEIVETTDPLVYECSEFPASNCAMGDNEYGDE, encoded by the coding sequence ATGACTGATCAACCAGCGCTAACTGACGAATCCAGGCGACGCTATCTGAAAGCAATCGGGACGGCCGGACTCACCGCCGGTCTCGCGGGCTGTTCCGGCGGGGGCGGCGGTAACGGCGGCGGCGGTGACGGCGGCGGAGATTCTGACGGCGAGAACAACGCCGGGGGCGGCGGGGGTGACGACTCCTCCGGCGGCGGCGAAGACTACGAGGCAATCGGGAACTTCCCGCCCGAGGGGAACTCCGTGAGCATCGGTTTCAACGGGCCGACCTCCGGCGCGTTGGGTCCCGACGGCCAAGACCAGGAGAAGGGCTTCGACCTCGCGGTGAAGCACCTGAACGAGGGCGGCGGCCTCGTCGACTACTGGGACCGACTGAGCGGCGACGGCATCATGGGCTACCAGGTCGAGCCGACGAAGGCCGACACCGCCGGGAGCGCCGACACGGCACAGGACAACATCGAGCGGATGATTCAGCGGGACAACATCCAGTTCTGGACGGGCGGCATGTCCAGTACGGTGACGATGGCGATGCAGAACGTCGCCCAGCGAGAGAAAGTTCCGTTCATGGGTGGGAACTCAACGTCCGCCGGCATCTCCGGGGAGAACTGCTCGCGATACTACTTCCACCCGACGTTCCACGCGGAGATTATCGGGATGGCGATGGGCGAGGCCGCGCCCTCGGTCCTCGGTGAGGACCGCTCGCTGTTCCACATCTACATGGACTACTCCTACGGGCAGTCGAACCGCGACGCCGCCCGCAAGTACCTCACCGAGCAGGGGCCGTGGGAGGACGCCGGCGGTGCCGCCATCGCGGAGGGCGAGACCGACCACAGCTTCCAGATTCAGGCGCTCGAAGACTCCGGTGCCGACACGCTGTACTTCTCCAGCTTCGGCAACTTCGCCGCCAGCGGCCTCGCGCAACTGCGAGACGCCGGCCTGACCGACGACATCGACGTCATCATCCCGCACGTCAGCGCGTTCACCCTCGACCCGCTCGGCGCGGACGCCGAGGGCGTCCTCGGCATGGAGCCGTGGAACCCGAACGCCGACAACGAGGCGAGCCAAGCGTTCGTCGAGTCCTACCAGGCGGAGTACGACGAGACGCCGAATCAGAGTTCGCTGCACACCTACGAGTCGATGATGGTGTACGCCGCCGCCGTCGAGGAGGCCGGCACGTTCCACCCGCCGACCGTGGTCCGAACGCTCGAAGACTTCGAGTGGAGCCTCGCGTGGGGCGACTCCGCGTTCCGGACGTGCGACCACCAGGTCGAACGCCCGTGGTACATGGTGCAGGGCGTCGGCGACGACCGCGCCGAGGAACTCGGCATCCGGACCGAAATCGTCGAGACGACCGACCCGCTCGTCTACGAGTGCAGCGAGTTCCCGGCGTCCAACTGCGCCATGGGCGACAACGAGTACGGAGACGAGTGA
- a CDS encoding cupin domain-containing protein, protein MVSEKRFVQPDDVETIRLDWGTLKWMNAPEVTGSEGFSAGVVLLEPGKGHERHTHPDSEEILYFLGGEGEQTIEDETRTVGAGDMVHIPSGVEHSTINTSWEPLRFLAVYCPPGPEAEIRADDDATVFPPGEFPGN, encoded by the coding sequence ATGGTATCCGAAAAGCGGTTCGTCCAGCCGGACGACGTGGAGACGATTCGATTAGACTGGGGCACGCTGAAGTGGATGAACGCCCCCGAGGTCACCGGCTCCGAGGGGTTCAGCGCCGGCGTCGTGTTGCTCGAACCCGGGAAGGGCCACGAGCGACACACCCATCCCGACAGCGAGGAGATACTGTACTTCCTCGGCGGCGAGGGCGAACAGACCATCGAAGACGAGACCCGGACGGTCGGCGCGGGCGACATGGTTCACATCCCGAGCGGCGTCGAACACAGCACTATCAACACCTCGTGGGAGCCGCTTCGGTTCCTCGCGGTCTACTGCCCGCCCGGCCCGGAAGCCGAAATCCGCGCGGACGACGACGCGACGGTCTTCCCGCCCGGCGAGTTCCCGGGCAACTGA
- a CDS encoding phosphoenolpyruvate hydrolase family protein: MKYTRAESLDRIEATIEAGDPVIGAGAGTGISAKFAERGGVDLLIIYNSGRYRMNGRGSLAGLLPYGDANEIVVEMGHEVIPVVEDTPVLAGVNGTDPFRDMSVFIEDLRRRGFSGVQNFPTVGLIDEDSSYRKNLEETGMGYDKEVEMIREASEQGMLTCPYVFTEEQAAAMTEAGADVIVSHMGLTTSGDIGAETALDLDDAAERVQAHHDAAKAVRDDVHVICHGGPIAWPDDAAYVLNNTEGVVGFFGASSIERLATEEAIENQAREFKEIEF, from the coding sequence ATGAAGTATACACGCGCTGAATCACTCGACCGTATCGAAGCCACGATTGAAGCCGGTGACCCGGTCATCGGTGCCGGTGCCGGTACCGGCATCTCCGCCAAGTTCGCGGAGCGCGGCGGCGTCGACCTCCTCATCATCTACAACTCGGGTCGCTACCGGATGAACGGTCGCGGCTCCCTCGCCGGCCTCCTGCCGTACGGCGACGCCAACGAAATCGTGGTCGAGATGGGTCACGAGGTCATTCCGGTCGTCGAGGACACGCCGGTGCTCGCCGGCGTCAACGGCACCGACCCCTTCCGCGACATGAGCGTGTTCATCGAAGACCTGCGTCGCCGCGGCTTCTCGGGCGTCCAAAACTTCCCGACGGTCGGACTCATCGACGAGGACAGCAGCTACCGGAAGAACCTCGAGGAGACCGGAATGGGCTACGACAAGGAAGTCGAGATGATTCGCGAGGCGAGCGAGCAGGGGATGCTGACGTGCCCGTACGTCTTCACCGAAGAACAGGCCGCGGCGATGACCGAGGCCGGCGCGGACGTCATCGTCTCGCACATGGGGCTGACGACTTCGGGCGACATCGGCGCGGAGACGGCGCTCGACCTCGACGACGCGGCCGAGCGCGTGCAGGCGCACCACGACGCCGCCAAGGCGGTCCGCGACGACGTACACGTCATCTGCCACGGCGGCCCCATCGCGTGGCCCGACGACGCGGCGTACGTCCTCAACAACACCGAGGGCGTCGTCGGCTTCTTCGGCGCGTCGAGCATCGAGCGCCTCGCCACCGAGGAAGCCATCGAGAATCAGGCGCGCGAGTTCAAGGAAATCGAGTTCTAG
- a CDS encoding Tm-1-like ATP-binding domain-containing protein has protein sequence MSVVIVGTLDTKGEEIGFARDVLEEQGVEVHLVDVGVLGEPEIEPDTDAAAVAEAGGSTLETLREAGDRGKAIEIMGDGAAVVVSRLHSEGRLDGILGLGGGGNTSVATAAMRALPMGVPKLMLSTMASGDTEPYIGYHDIAMMYSVADIEGLNQLSRTVISNAALAMVGMVSNEPDVETEEKPTIGITMFGVTTPCVQRARDWLEARGYETIVFHATGTGGRAMESLIEEGVIDGVLDVTTTEWADELVGGVLAAGPGRLDAAAERGIPQVVSTGALDMVNFGPKDSISDEFDGRQFHVHNPQVTLMRTTPEENAELGRIIAEKLNAATGPTTLALPLGGVSMLDAEGEAFYDPEADDALFDALREHLDDDVELIQSPANINDDEFALTLAEAIDRRMRAAA, from the coding sequence ATGAGCGTCGTCATCGTCGGCACGCTCGACACCAAAGGCGAGGAAATCGGGTTCGCCCGCGACGTGCTCGAAGAACAGGGGGTCGAAGTCCACCTCGTCGACGTGGGCGTGCTGGGCGAGCCGGAAATCGAACCGGACACCGACGCCGCGGCCGTCGCCGAGGCGGGCGGGAGCACCCTCGAAACGCTTCGGGAGGCCGGCGACCGCGGCAAGGCCATCGAAATCATGGGCGACGGTGCCGCCGTCGTCGTGTCCCGACTCCACAGCGAGGGCCGACTCGACGGCATCCTCGGGCTGGGCGGCGGGGGGAACACGTCGGTCGCGACGGCCGCGATGCGCGCGCTGCCGATGGGCGTTCCCAAACTGATGCTGTCGACGATGGCGTCGGGCGACACGGAGCCGTACATCGGCTACCACGACATCGCCATGATGTACTCCGTCGCGGACATCGAGGGCCTCAATCAGCTCTCGCGGACCGTCATCTCCAACGCGGCGCTCGCGATGGTCGGCATGGTGTCGAACGAACCGGACGTGGAGACCGAGGAGAAGCCCACCATCGGCATCACGATGTTCGGCGTCACCACGCCGTGCGTCCAGAGGGCGCGCGACTGGCTCGAAGCGCGCGGCTACGAGACCATCGTCTTCCACGCGACCGGGACCGGCGGCCGGGCGATGGAGTCACTCATCGAGGAGGGCGTCATCGACGGCGTGCTCGACGTCACGACGACCGAGTGGGCCGACGAACTGGTCGGCGGCGTCCTCGCGGCGGGGCCCGGCCGACTCGACGCCGCGGCCGAACGCGGCATCCCGCAGGTCGTCTCGACCGGCGCGCTCGACATGGTCAACTTCGGGCCGAAAGACTCCATCTCAGACGAGTTCGACGGTCGGCAGTTCCACGTCCACAATCCGCAAGTGACGCTGATGCGGACGACGCCCGAGGAGAACGCCGAACTCGGCCGCATCATCGCGGAGAAACTCAACGCCGCGACCGGGCCGACCACGCTCGCGCTCCCGCTCGGCGGCGTCTCGATGCTCGACGCGGAGGGCGAGGCGTTCTACGACCCCGAGGCCGACGACGCGCTGTTCGACGCGCTCCGCGAACACCTCGACGACGACGTCGAACTCATCCAATCGCCGGCGAACATCAACGACGACGAGTTCGCGCTCACCCTCGCGGAAGCTATCGACCGCCGGATGCGGGCGGCGGCGTGA
- a CDS encoding branched-chain amino acid ABC transporter permease, giving the protein MSTDNIHKTVAEASSLISWDTWDRIKHTESFVLLSSVLFVLLFSYAFGRAPVVSDVFQGYHGLAITILIWSIFALGFNLLLGQTGLLSFGHAMFFGTASYAAALFAIHVYNDPLAVIVVGTLAAVALGAVAALILLRLHTVYFSIVALAIGQFLYFLAREPLVEITKGINGLEVPRSDVLGVFELEHQYGGLLGELVVNNLYLFVGVFFVAVVASITRIRKSPYGLIFKAIRENETRTAFVGLDVWRYKFAAFLLSAAIVGLAGGLMAVNTQFAGVERLYWSVSGDVVVMTVLGGLGTLAGPVIGTFVFFYFKGIVNGFPTLGNYWLLLLSLSFTTVVWVYRDGIWGMITALTGALRDPRELVAAITARVTGGDSTGDAPGGED; this is encoded by the coding sequence ATGAGCACGGACAACATCCACAAGACCGTAGCCGAAGCATCGTCGTTGATTAGCTGGGACACCTGGGACCGAATCAAACACACCGAGTCGTTCGTCCTCCTGTCGTCGGTGCTTTTCGTCCTCCTGTTCTCGTACGCATTCGGCCGCGCGCCGGTCGTCTCGGACGTCTTCCAGGGCTATCACGGGCTGGCGATTACCATCCTCATCTGGTCGATATTCGCGCTCGGATTCAACCTCCTTTTGGGACAGACCGGCCTCCTCTCGTTCGGCCACGCCATGTTCTTCGGGACCGCGAGCTACGCCGCGGCGCTGTTTGCGATTCACGTGTACAACGACCCGCTGGCGGTCATCGTCGTCGGGACGCTGGCCGCGGTCGCCCTCGGGGCGGTCGCGGCGCTGATTCTCCTGCGCCTCCACACGGTGTACTTCTCCATCGTGGCGCTCGCCATCGGGCAGTTCCTCTACTTCCTCGCCCGCGAGCCGCTCGTGGAAATCACGAAGGGGATAAACGGCCTCGAAGTGCCGCGGTCGGACGTTCTCGGGGTCTTCGAGCTGGAACACCAGTACGGCGGCCTCCTCGGGGAACTCGTCGTGAACAACCTCTATCTCTTCGTCGGCGTCTTCTTCGTCGCCGTCGTCGCCTCCATCACGCGCATCCGCAAGTCGCCCTACGGGCTCATCTTCAAGGCGATTCGCGAGAACGAGACGCGGACGGCGTTCGTCGGTCTCGACGTCTGGCGCTACAAGTTCGCGGCGTTTCTCCTCTCTGCGGCCATCGTCGGCCTCGCCGGCGGACTGATGGCCGTCAACACCCAGTTCGCGGGCGTCGAGCGCCTCTACTGGTCCGTCAGCGGCGACGTGGTCGTCATGACCGTCCTCGGCGGCCTCGGGACGCTCGCCGGCCCGGTCATCGGGACGTTCGTGTTCTTCTACTTCAAGGGCATCGTCAACGGCTTCCCGACGCTCGGCAACTACTGGCTGCTCCTGCTGTCGCTTTCCTTTACCACGGTCGTGTGGGTCTACCGCGACGGCATCTGGGGGATGATTACCGCGCTCACCGGCGCGCTCCGCGACCCCCGAGAGCTGGTCGCCGCGATCACGGCCCGAGTCACGGGCGGCGACTCGACCGGCGACGCCCCGGGAGGTGAGGACTGA
- a CDS encoding ABC transporter ATP-binding protein: protein MALLETRGLTKEFGGLTALDDVDIDVEEGELVSLIGPNGAGKSTLINTITGRLPPTEGQVSYAGTELVGMKPFEIAQLGVGRSFQTASILPELTVRENVQVASFAAEHGSFRVNFFRRRDSFDEVQSRTNDILDTIGLDSKARMEAGSLPYGDKRRLEVAIGLATDPDLLFMDEPTAGMSPTETQMTVNLIHDLLADWGMTIFLVEHDMDIVFDVSDRIFTLHQGRLIAQGTPEEIRENPAVREAYLGGGEQ from the coding sequence ATGGCGCTGCTCGAAACCCGCGGACTCACCAAGGAGTTCGGCGGGCTCACGGCGCTCGACGACGTCGACATCGACGTCGAAGAAGGCGAACTCGTCTCGCTCATCGGCCCCAACGGAGCGGGTAAATCCACGCTCATCAACACGATTACCGGACGCCTGCCCCCGACCGAGGGCCAAGTGTCCTACGCCGGCACCGAGCTCGTCGGGATGAAACCGTTCGAAATCGCACAGCTCGGGGTCGGCCGGTCGTTCCAGACCGCGTCGATTCTCCCCGAACTCACGGTACGCGAGAACGTGCAGGTCGCGTCGTTCGCGGCCGAACACGGCTCCTTTCGGGTCAACTTCTTCCGCCGACGGGACTCCTTCGACGAGGTCCAATCGCGAACGAACGACATCCTCGACACCATCGGCCTCGACTCGAAGGCCCGGATGGAAGCCGGCTCGCTCCCGTACGGCGACAAGCGGCGCTTGGAGGTCGCCATCGGGCTGGCGACCGACCCCGACCTGCTGTTCATGGACGAGCCGACCGCCGGCATGTCCCCGACGGAGACGCAGATGACGGTGAACCTCATCCACGACCTGCTGGCCGACTGGGGGATGACCATCTTCCTCGTCGAACACGACATGGACATCGTCTTCGACGTGTCCGACCGCATCTTCACGCTCCACCAAGGACGGCTCATCGCGCAGGGGACTCCCGAGGAGATTCGGGAGAATCCGGCCGTCCGCGAGGCCTACCTCGGAGGTGGGGAGCAATGA
- a CDS encoding AEC family transporter, translating to MSLMGAFTNAILPILGVAVVGYLLARTTDIDVEPINTLGLYVLIPALAFHSIATTTLGGGEVLKLGLGVVGYSLLMIVIAWGVGRLAGESGPLLGALMLAAAFPNSGFVGIPLSGFAFGEVGRTTAVIYLTIQNVVVYTLGVYIASNGSDAGALDAVTEIFRLPLLYAIVAGVVARALGVVPPADAALMETVGLVGDASIPVMLLILGIQLAETDVSAISRSVAPSALKLVVAPLVGFGLALALGFGDPTVAKVFVLECATPAAVIPLALTIEYADETTVDGITAPEYLSTTIFTTTVASVGVLTVLVAVLQAGALF from the coding sequence ATGTCGTTAATGGGGGCGTTCACGAACGCGATTCTCCCGATACTCGGCGTCGCCGTCGTCGGCTATCTCCTGGCGCGAACGACGGACATCGATGTCGAACCGATAAACACGCTCGGGCTGTACGTGCTCATCCCGGCGTTGGCGTTCCACAGCATCGCCACGACGACCCTCGGCGGCGGGGAGGTCCTCAAACTCGGCCTCGGCGTCGTCGGATACTCCCTTCTCATGATCGTCATCGCGTGGGGCGTCGGCCGACTCGCGGGCGAATCGGGCCCGCTCCTCGGCGCGCTCATGCTGGCGGCGGCGTTCCCGAACTCGGGCTTCGTCGGCATCCCGCTTTCCGGATTCGCCTTCGGCGAGGTCGGACGGACGACCGCCGTTATCTACCTCACCATCCAGAACGTCGTGGTCTACACGCTCGGCGTCTACATCGCGTCCAACGGCTCCGACGCGGGCGCACTCGACGCCGTCACCGAGATATTCCGTCTCCCGCTGCTGTACGCCATCGTCGCCGGCGTCGTCGCCCGCGCGCTCGGGGTCGTCCCGCCGGCCGACGCGGCGCTCATGGAGACCGTCGGCCTCGTCGGCGACGCGTCGATTCCGGTGATGTTGCTCATCCTCGGCATCCAACTGGCCGAGACCGACGTGTCCGCGATATCGCGGTCAGTCGCCCCGTCGGCGCTGAAGCTCGTCGTCGCGCCGCTCGTCGGGTTCGGCCTCGCGCTCGCGTTGGGCTTCGGTGACCCGACAGTCGCAAAGGTGTTCGTCCTCGAATGCGCCACGCCCGCCGCGGTCATCCCGCTGGCGCTCACCATCGAGTACGCCGACGAGACGACAGTCGACGGCATCACTGCACCCGAGTACCTCAGTACGACCATCTTCACCACCACCGTCGCCAGCGTCGGCGTCCTGACCGTCCTCGTGGCGGTCCTCCAAGCCGGTGCGCTGTTCTGA
- a CDS encoding branched-chain amino acid ABC transporter permease, producing MNVDGVVGFLFIALSVASLYLLVAVGLSIVFGSLKYVNMAHGVLYLSGAYIGLLIASSEQYGGLLSDFGQVGLDWGFVPALVLTPVVIFVVGVAMERWIAKPFYERELLDQLLVTFGILIAAQELVAILFGRTGTIYPRPEWLTGAISLPVIGTPPGMSAASTIRVLVVALTLLLVAGIFAFFKYTDYGLAVRAGTEDSEMTQMLGIRIGRPFLLIFAVGAAYAGLAGVLGGSLFNVTSEIGMEIIIPSLVIVIMGGVGSLRGTVVGALLAGLTFAVATELEPSMTQASIYLLAIVVLTIRPSGIFPSAEIGQ from the coding sequence ATGAACGTCGACGGCGTCGTCGGATTCCTCTTCATCGCGCTGAGCGTCGCGTCGCTGTATCTGCTCGTCGCGGTCGGACTGTCTATCGTGTTCGGGTCGCTCAAGTACGTGAACATGGCCCACGGCGTCCTCTACCTGAGCGGCGCGTACATCGGCCTACTCATCGCGTCGAGCGAACAGTACGGCGGGCTGTTGAGCGACTTCGGGCAGGTCGGCCTCGACTGGGGGTTCGTCCCCGCGCTCGTGTTGACGCCGGTGGTCATCTTCGTCGTCGGCGTCGCGATGGAGCGCTGGATTGCGAAACCGTTCTACGAACGAGAACTCCTCGACCAACTGCTCGTCACGTTCGGCATCCTCATCGCCGCCCAAGAGCTGGTCGCCATCCTCTTCGGCCGAACGGGGACCATCTACCCGCGCCCGGAGTGGCTCACGGGCGCGATATCCCTTCCCGTCATCGGAACGCCGCCGGGGATGAGCGCGGCTTCGACGATACGCGTCCTCGTCGTCGCGCTCACGCTGTTGCTCGTCGCCGGTATCTTCGCGTTCTTCAAGTACACCGATTACGGCCTCGCCGTCCGGGCGGGGACCGAAGACTCCGAGATGACGCAGATGCTCGGCATCCGTATCGGGCGGCCGTTCCTCCTGATATTCGCCGTCGGAGCCGCGTACGCCGGGCTCGCGGGCGTTCTCGGCGGGTCGCTTTTCAACGTGACCTCCGAAATCGGCATGGAGATAATCATCCCGTCGCTGGTCATCGTCATCATGGGCGGCGTCGGCAGTTTGCGCGGGACCGTCGTCGGCGCGCTCCTCGCCGGGCTCACCTTCGCGGTGGCGACGGAACTCGAACCGAGCATGACGCAGGCCAGCATCTACCTGCTCGCCATCGTGGTGCTGACGATTAGGCCGAGCGGTATCTTCCCCTCGGCGGAGATCGGACAATGA